The window CATACCTTTTATATACATAGGTTATAAACAAATCGGGAAAACCTTCGCTTTAACGTCTTTACTCGGCATCACCATCCTTTCAGTTGCAACCCTAGTTATGCATCATATCCATCCATTTACAACTGATTTATTACTAGCCACTGTGTTTGGTGGAATCCTGTTGGGTGTAGGCGTTGGTCTGGTTATTCGTTATGGAGGCTGTTTAGATGGTACAGAGGTGATGGCCATTTTAACCAATAAAAAGCTGCCATTCTCTGTTGGGGAAATCATTCTCATTATTAATCTTGCCATCTTTGTTGTTGCTGGTTTTGTTTTCACGTGGGAACAGGCCATGTATTCCGTGATTGCTTACTTTATCGCATCAAAGGTCATTGATATTGTCGTATTGGGAATGGAGGAATCAAAATCCGTCTATATCATTAGTGACGAGATTGAAGAAATCGGTCAGGCGATCATGGCTCGTCTAGGTCGTGGAGTTACCTATCTACATGGTGAGGGTGCCTACACAGGGAATAACAAAAAGGTGATTTTCTGTGTTATTACACGGCTCGAGGAGTCAAAAATGAAAGAAATTGTTCGAACAATTGATACACAGGCTTTTCTGGCTATCGGGAATATTAGCGAGGTTAAAGGTGGTCGCTTTAAGAAGAAGGCCATTCACTAAACAAGAAAAACTACTAATGGATTTCTATCCATTAGTAGTTTTTTAACTAGGATTTTTGATTTTTTGTTTGCGTCTGTCGCAAGCTTTCGGCGCAGAACTATCATTGTTAATCCCAGATTGGATTAACAATATTTGTCTGTTCACGTGCTGGGCCTACTGAGAATGTCATTAGCTTGATGCCAGTTAGTTCTACTACGCGTTCTACGTATTTACGAGCGTTTTCTGGCAGTTCCTCTAACGTGCGAACTCCTGTGATATCTTCTTCCCAGCCTGGAAGTTCTTCATAAACAGGTTTACATGCTTCTAGTACATGTAAGCTCGCTGGGTATTCGGTAATCACTTCTCCATTATACTCGTAAGCTGTACAAATTTTTACTGTTTCAAGACCTGATAACACATCGATTGAATTCAATGCTAAGTCAGTAATTCCACTTACACGACGAGAGTGGCGTACTACTACAGAGTCAAACCAACCAACACGGCGTGGGCGGCCAGTTGTCGTACCATATTCACGACCCACTTCACGTATTTGATGACCGATTTCATCGAATAATTCTGTTGGGAATGGACCGTCACCTACACGGGAAGTATATGCTTTGCTGACACCAACTACACGAGAAACATGAGAAGGGCCAATCCCTGTACCTGTTGTTACACCACCGGCAACTGGATTTGAAGATGTAACGTATGGATATGTTCCGTGGTCAACGTCTAGCATCACGCCTTGTGCAC is drawn from Lysinibacillus sp. SGAir0095 and contains these coding sequences:
- a CDS encoding YitT family protein, which codes for MIKNKTIYASEKNKISIGTKVLRIMMVIIGALIFAVGLELFLVPNTVMDGGVVGISIIVSHLTGIPTGIFIFFINIPFIYIGYKQIGKTFALTSLLGITILSVATLVMHHIHPFTTDLLLATVFGGILLGVGVGLVIRYGGCLDGTEVMAILTNKKLPFSVGEIILIINLAIFVVAGFVFTWEQAMYSVIAYFIASKVIDIVVLGMEESKSVYIISDEIEEIGQAIMARLGRGVTYLHGEGAYTGNNKKVIFCVITRLEESKMKEIVRTIDTQAFLAIGNISEVKGGRFKKKAIH